Proteins co-encoded in one Opitutus terrae PB90-1 genomic window:
- the ileS gene encoding isoleucine--tRNA ligase, translated as MAHDLKDTLQLPKTDFPMRAGLAQREPGRVAHWEKIGLYEAIQRKNSATGKTFVLHDGPPFTNGDVHIGTALNKTLKDAILRYKSMRGFRTPYVPGWDCHGLPIEQKVSREIQEKKLTVTTAELRARCDAFAESWIAKQTAQFKRLGVLGDWEHPYKTKAPAYEADILRTFASFVEQGLVYRSKKPVYWSIPFETALAEAEIEYKDHVSPSIWVKFPVPADEAKKFNLPADKPLFVVIWTTTPWTIPANLAIAVHPDVEYVVADTGAERLIVAQPLLAQVATAAHLASTPAVVHTVAGKALEHLQPRHPIIDRASPIVLADYVTTDSGTGCVHTAPGHGAEDYLTGLKYGLEIYCPVGDDGRYLDDGRVPADLVGLSTLETVEDLKAKRTSPANIAVLKKLDAAHALLAKAKLTHSYPHCWRSKTPIIFRAVDQWFVSLDRAGHRAKALELIQQVQFIPGWGEARIRGAIESRPDWCISRQRAWGVPIPAFYDAKKNAYLDAGVARAVAAKIETQGTNFWYDAPVTEILAGVTLPASWPGAAELTCGRDTLDVWIDSGSSHAAVLRREQGHTHWPADLYLEGSDQHRGWFQSSLWTSVIAFGAAPYRAVLTHGFIVDQERNKISKSSTYEKPQTSDAYVGEYGADVIRLWISSQDFRNDIPISKEILSHVGETYRLIRNTFRYQLSNLFDFDPARDAVPVEQMDTLDRWALHQTAELIRDCTVAYESFELHRVYQLCNQFCSVTLSATYHDILKDRLYTLGTHAALRRSSQTALHHIFQTLAKLLAPILTFTSDEAWSYATARREYSDDSVHLQEWPVAPAAWTDATLDSEVAALLKVRAQVNEAIEPQRAAGKLGKSLDAAVSLTGAPADPAFTVLERHRDFLPELFIVSHVTLAPAMGSELTVSIRPCSEIGFARCPRCWRWVPALQPHSHGDLCPRCTEALSK; from the coding sequence ATGGCCCACGATTTGAAAGACACGTTGCAGCTTCCGAAAACGGACTTCCCGATGCGCGCCGGACTCGCGCAACGCGAGCCAGGTCGCGTCGCGCACTGGGAGAAGATCGGGCTGTACGAAGCGATCCAACGCAAGAATTCCGCCACGGGAAAAACGTTCGTGCTGCACGACGGACCGCCGTTCACCAACGGCGACGTCCACATCGGCACGGCGCTGAACAAGACGCTCAAGGACGCGATCCTGCGCTACAAGTCCATGCGCGGATTCCGCACGCCCTACGTGCCCGGCTGGGACTGTCACGGCCTGCCGATCGAGCAGAAGGTCTCGCGCGAGATTCAGGAGAAGAAGCTCACCGTCACGACGGCCGAGCTCCGCGCGCGCTGCGACGCTTTTGCCGAATCGTGGATCGCGAAGCAGACCGCGCAGTTCAAGCGGCTCGGCGTGCTCGGCGATTGGGAGCATCCCTACAAGACCAAGGCGCCGGCGTACGAGGCTGACATTCTCCGGACGTTTGCCTCGTTCGTGGAGCAAGGGCTCGTCTACCGCAGCAAGAAGCCGGTTTATTGGTCGATTCCGTTCGAAACCGCGCTGGCCGAGGCCGAGATCGAATACAAGGACCACGTCAGTCCTTCGATCTGGGTGAAATTTCCGGTGCCGGCCGACGAGGCGAAAAAGTTCAACCTGCCGGCGGACAAGCCTCTCTTCGTCGTCATCTGGACCACGACGCCGTGGACGATCCCGGCGAATCTCGCGATCGCGGTTCACCCCGATGTCGAGTACGTCGTCGCCGACACCGGTGCCGAACGGCTGATCGTCGCCCAGCCTTTGCTCGCTCAGGTGGCGACCGCGGCGCATCTCGCGTCAACGCCCGCGGTCGTTCACACCGTCGCCGGCAAGGCGCTCGAGCATCTCCAACCGCGGCATCCGATCATCGATCGCGCCTCACCGATCGTGCTTGCGGACTACGTCACGACGGACAGCGGCACGGGCTGCGTCCACACCGCACCTGGCCACGGCGCGGAAGACTATCTCACCGGGCTGAAATACGGCCTCGAGATCTACTGTCCGGTCGGTGACGACGGCCGCTATCTTGACGATGGACGCGTCCCCGCGGACCTTGTGGGACTCAGCACGCTCGAGACCGTCGAGGATCTGAAGGCGAAACGGACCTCGCCGGCGAACATCGCCGTGCTCAAGAAGCTGGACGCGGCGCATGCGCTGCTCGCGAAAGCTAAGCTCACGCACAGCTATCCGCACTGCTGGCGGTCGAAGACGCCGATCATCTTCCGTGCCGTCGACCAATGGTTCGTCTCACTCGATCGCGCCGGCCATCGCGCCAAGGCACTCGAACTCATCCAACAGGTTCAGTTCATTCCCGGCTGGGGCGAGGCGCGGATCCGCGGCGCTATCGAGTCGCGGCCCGATTGGTGCATCAGCCGGCAGCGCGCCTGGGGCGTGCCGATTCCCGCCTTCTACGATGCCAAGAAGAACGCCTATCTTGATGCCGGCGTCGCGCGCGCCGTCGCCGCCAAGATCGAGACCCAGGGCACCAATTTTTGGTACGACGCTCCGGTGACCGAAATTCTCGCCGGCGTGACGCTGCCCGCCAGCTGGCCGGGTGCCGCGGAACTCACGTGCGGCCGCGACACGCTCGATGTCTGGATTGACTCTGGTTCGTCGCACGCCGCGGTGCTTCGGCGCGAGCAGGGCCACACGCACTGGCCGGCGGATCTTTATCTCGAGGGCAGCGACCAGCACCGCGGATGGTTTCAATCGTCGCTGTGGACGAGCGTGATCGCGTTCGGCGCCGCGCCTTACCGCGCTGTGCTGACGCACGGGTTCATCGTCGACCAGGAGCGTAACAAGATTTCCAAGAGTTCGACCTACGAGAAGCCCCAGACCAGCGACGCGTACGTCGGCGAGTACGGCGCCGATGTCATCCGGCTCTGGATCTCGTCGCAGGATTTCCGCAACGACATCCCGATCTCGAAGGAGATCCTGTCCCACGTCGGCGAAACCTACCGACTCATCCGAAACACCTTCCGGTATCAGCTCTCGAACCTGTTCGATTTCGATCCGGCCCGCGACGCGGTACCGGTCGAGCAGATGGACACGCTCGATCGCTGGGCGCTGCACCAAACAGCCGAGCTGATCCGCGATTGCACGGTCGCCTACGAGAGCTTCGAGCTCCATCGCGTCTATCAGCTCTGCAACCAGTTCTGTTCGGTCACGCTCTCGGCCACCTATCACGACATCCTCAAGGACCGGCTGTATACGCTCGGCACGCATGCGGCGCTGCGCCGCTCCTCGCAGACCGCGCTGCACCATATTTTCCAGACCCTCGCCAAGCTGTTGGCGCCGATCCTGACCTTCACCAGCGACGAAGCCTGGTCCTACGCCACGGCGCGCCGTGAATACAGCGACGATTCGGTACACCTGCAGGAATGGCCGGTGGCGCCCGCCGCCTGGACCGACGCGACGCTCGACAGCGAAGTGGCTGCGCTGTTGAAGGTCCGCGCTCAGGTCAACGAGGCCATCGAGCCGCAGCGTGCCGCCGGCAAGCTCGGCAAGTCACTCGACGCGGCCGTCTCCTTGACGGGCGCGCCCGCCGATCCGGCGTTCACGGTGCTGGAAAGGCACCGTGATTTTCTCCCCGAACTCTTCATCGTTTCCCATGTCACTCTCGCCCCTGCCATGGGATCCGAGCTCACCGTGAGCATTCGTCCCTGTAGCGAGATTGGTTTTGCGCGGTGTCCGCGCTGCTGGCGCTGGGTGCCGGCCCTGCAACCCCACTCGCACGGTGACCTTTGTCCACGTTGCACCGAGGCGCTGAGTAAATAA
- the hemG gene encoding protoporphyrinogen oxidase produces the protein MSTSPFNPSATASGRPPKTFAVLGAGITGLTAAHRLTQLGHKVRVFEQSDRVGGSIKTEEVDGWLIEGGPNTLLSGELAVDKLIDELGLNGERIAADPAAKNRYIVRRGRALAAPMSPPSFFASSLFSPVAKFKLLAELFARRRVRTTDVSLAEFVESHFGREFVDYALNPFVGGVYAGDPEKLSARQSFPKLWEIEQTHGSLIRGQIAAAKARKARGEPRPGIFSFKHGLHVLPEALAARLPAGAITLGASLDAIVPGDKWNVVWHDDVATHTQSFDSVVVALPAPALARLQIGTLGEKPLAALALIEHPPVSSLFLGFRREQVAHPLDGFGVLVPAVEKRSVLGVLFSSSLFPGRAPLGHVALTVMVGGTRQPQLASLPADQLLAAVRPDLTQLLGVSGDPVFVRHNFWPRAIPQYNLGHEHFIAALAAGERFHPGLFMGGQARDGIAVPACIAAGEKLAERAGQ, from the coding sequence ATGAGCACCTCGCCTTTTAATCCTTCCGCCACCGCCTCAGGCCGGCCGCCCAAAACGTTCGCCGTGCTTGGCGCCGGCATCACCGGGCTCACCGCCGCCCACCGGCTCACCCAGCTCGGCCACAAGGTGCGCGTGTTCGAGCAATCCGACCGCGTCGGCGGCTCGATCAAGACGGAGGAAGTCGACGGCTGGCTGATCGAAGGCGGACCCAACACGCTGCTCTCCGGCGAACTCGCCGTCGACAAGCTCATCGACGAACTCGGGCTGAACGGCGAACGCATCGCCGCGGATCCCGCCGCGAAAAACCGCTACATCGTTCGCCGCGGCCGCGCGCTGGCCGCGCCGATGTCCCCACCGTCGTTCTTCGCCTCCTCACTGTTTTCGCCCGTCGCCAAGTTCAAGCTCCTCGCCGAGCTGTTCGCCCGGCGGCGCGTCCGCACGACCGACGTCAGCCTCGCCGAATTCGTCGAGTCGCACTTCGGGCGCGAGTTCGTCGACTACGCGCTCAATCCGTTCGTGGGCGGCGTGTATGCCGGCGATCCCGAAAAGCTCTCCGCGCGGCAGTCGTTCCCCAAGCTCTGGGAAATCGAACAAACCCACGGCTCGCTGATCCGCGGCCAGATCGCCGCGGCCAAAGCCCGGAAGGCCCGCGGTGAGCCGCGCCCCGGCATCTTTTCCTTCAAACACGGCCTGCACGTGCTGCCGGAGGCGCTCGCCGCGCGTCTCCCCGCCGGCGCCATCACACTCGGCGCTTCGCTCGACGCCATCGTGCCCGGCGACAAGTGGAACGTGGTTTGGCACGACGACGTGGCGACGCACACGCAAAGCTTCGACAGCGTCGTGGTCGCGCTGCCCGCGCCCGCCCTCGCGCGACTCCAGATCGGCACGCTCGGCGAAAAGCCGCTCGCCGCGCTGGCGCTGATCGAACACCCGCCGGTCTCGTCGCTCTTCCTCGGCTTCCGCCGCGAGCAGGTCGCGCATCCGCTCGACGGGTTCGGCGTGCTCGTGCCGGCCGTCGAGAAGCGCTCGGTCCTTGGCGTGCTGTTCTCGTCCTCGCTGTTCCCGGGCCGCGCGCCGCTGGGACACGTGGCGCTGACGGTGATGGTGGGCGGAACACGCCAGCCGCAACTCGCCAGCCTGCCCGCCGATCAGCTGCTTGCCGCCGTGCGGCCCGATCTCACGCAGTTGCTCGGCGTCAGCGGCGACCCGGTTTTTGTCCGGCACAACTTCTGGCCTCGCGCCATCCCGCAGTACAACCTCGGTCACGAGCACTTCATCGCCGCTCTTGCCGCCGGCGAACGCTTCCATCCGGGACTGTTCATGGGGGGACAGGCCCGCGACGGGATCGCCGTCCCGGCCTGCATCGCGGCCGGCGAAAAACTGGCGGAACGCGCCGGGCAATAG
- the hemE gene encoding uroporphyrinogen decarboxylase, which yields MNSRERFLAACACQPLDRPPLWIMRQAGRYLPEYRALKARSSFLEMVRTPSLAAEVTLQPLHRFALDAAILFSDILVIPEALGQGYRFRDEGGIAMEFRLENTAQIDALAPANAVPERLRYVADTLALLKKELAGNKALLGFGGSPWTLATYMVEGGSSEEFERIKQLFYTDRPTFDQLLEKLTAALIAYFRMQIAAGVDAIQIFDSWGGIIAGPDYEAASLQWIRRIVTALPRDFPIILYAKGTAPQLMDQAFCGARVLSVDWTNDLAIVRRTLPGNVAVQGNLDPVLLNTTPAIVQRETARLLESMRGTAGHIFNLGHGILPQARLECVEALVTTVTTWK from the coding sequence ATGAATAGCCGCGAACGTTTCCTCGCCGCCTGCGCCTGCCAGCCGCTCGACCGCCCGCCGCTGTGGATCATGCGCCAGGCCGGCCGCTACCTCCCGGAGTATCGCGCGCTCAAGGCCCGCTCCTCCTTCCTCGAGATGGTGCGCACGCCGTCCCTCGCCGCAGAGGTCACGCTCCAGCCGCTCCACCGCTTCGCGCTCGATGCTGCGATTCTGTTTTCCGACATCCTCGTCATTCCCGAAGCCCTCGGTCAGGGCTACCGGTTTCGCGACGAAGGCGGCATCGCGATGGAGTTCCGCCTGGAGAACACCGCGCAAATCGACGCTCTGGCTCCGGCCAACGCCGTGCCGGAGCGGCTGCGCTACGTGGCCGACACGCTCGCGCTATTGAAAAAGGAACTCGCCGGCAACAAGGCGCTGCTCGGCTTCGGCGGCTCGCCGTGGACGCTCGCCACCTACATGGTCGAGGGCGGCAGTTCCGAGGAGTTCGAGCGCATCAAGCAGCTTTTCTACACCGACCGGCCCACGTTCGACCAGCTGCTCGAAAAGCTCACGGCGGCGCTGATCGCGTATTTCCGGATGCAGATCGCCGCCGGGGTCGACGCGATTCAGATTTTCGATTCCTGGGGCGGGATCATCGCCGGCCCCGATTACGAAGCCGCTTCCCTGCAGTGGATCCGCCGGATCGTGACGGCGCTCCCGCGGGACTTCCCGATCATCCTCTACGCGAAAGGCACGGCGCCACAGCTCATGGACCAGGCGTTCTGCGGCGCGCGCGTGCTCAGCGTCGACTGGACGAACGACCTCGCGATCGTTCGTCGCACGCTCCCCGGCAACGTCGCGGTGCAGGGCAATCTCGATCCGGTGCTGCTCAACACCACGCCCGCTATCGTGCAGCGCGAAACCGCACGGCTGCTCGAGTCGATGCGCGGCACCGCCGGACACATTTTCAACCTCGGCCACGGCATTCTGCCGCAGGCTCGCCTCGAGTGCGTGGAAGCGCTCGTGACCACCGTCACCACTTGGAAATGA
- the hemF gene encoding oxygen-dependent coproporphyrinogen oxidase → MPPSTSAPDSAAVRTYLLNLQDRICAALEAEDGTGRFREDTWQRAEGGGGRSRVLADGAVFEKAGVGFSHVRGSALPASATAQRPELAGRSWEALGVSLVIHPRNPYVPTSHANVRFFCAQPATNQNGDATPSSRSKVHGEGAAAPGEIENSLWWFGGGFDLTPFYGFEEDAIHWHRTARDALAPFGAGLYPRFKRWCDDYFFLKHRQEPRGIGGIFFDDFNELGFEPSFALMRAVGEAYLPAYLPIVRQRKATPFGERERQFQLYRRGRYVEFNLVWDRGTLFGLQTSGRTESILMSLPPLVRWDYDWHPQPGSPEARLHEVFLQPRDWADA, encoded by the coding sequence ATGCCCCCGTCCACTTCCGCTCCCGATTCGGCCGCCGTTCGCACTTACCTCCTCAACCTGCAGGACCGGATCTGTGCCGCGCTCGAGGCGGAAGACGGCACCGGCCGGTTTCGCGAAGATACCTGGCAACGCGCCGAAGGGGGTGGCGGCCGTTCCCGGGTGCTCGCCGACGGCGCGGTGTTCGAAAAGGCTGGCGTGGGTTTTTCTCACGTGCGCGGTTCCGCGCTCCCGGCCTCGGCGACAGCCCAGCGGCCCGAACTCGCGGGCCGATCGTGGGAGGCGCTCGGCGTCTCCCTGGTGATCCATCCACGCAATCCCTACGTGCCGACCAGCCACGCCAACGTCCGCTTTTTCTGCGCCCAGCCGGCCACCAACCAGAATGGGGACGCGACGCCCTCGTCGCGTTCCAAGGTCCACGGCGAAGGCGCCGCGGCTCCAGGAGAGATCGAAAATTCGCTCTGGTGGTTCGGCGGCGGATTCGACCTGACGCCGTTCTACGGTTTCGAGGAAGACGCGATCCACTGGCATCGGACCGCGCGTGATGCCCTCGCGCCGTTTGGCGCCGGACTCTATCCGCGTTTCAAGCGCTGGTGCGACGACTACTTCTTTCTGAAACACCGCCAGGAGCCGCGCGGCATCGGCGGGATTTTTTTTGATGACTTCAACGAACTCGGCTTCGAGCCGTCGTTCGCACTGATGCGCGCTGTGGGCGAGGCGTATCTGCCGGCTTATTTGCCGATCGTTCGCCAGCGGAAGGCAACCCCGTTCGGCGAGCGTGAACGCCAGTTCCAACTCTACCGCCGCGGTCGTTACGTCGAGTTCAACCTCGTGTGGGACCGCGGCACGCTGTTCGGCCTGCAGACGAGCGGCCGCACCGAATCGATCCTGATGTCGCTGCCGCCGCTCGTACGCTGGGACTACGACTGGCACCCTCAACCGGGCTCGCCGGAAGCACGGCTTCACGAGGTTTTCCTGCAACCGCGGGACTGGGCCGATGCTTAG
- a CDS encoding D-alanyl-D-alanine carboxypeptidase family protein, with product MIFARRLSCAALVCAVMLTPMLALAAPKKAPKAEPTFKGAIVTDAATGNVLLEQNADVVTPPASMTKLMTFAVLSDKLKSGALTLGTVVQIEPEDARMGGTQVFLDPRESFTVEELIYAMMIQSANDASYALARVSAGSVPAFVELMNAKARELGMTQTTFRSPHGLPPKSRRVSEGDLTTPRDFSRLCRHLLLNTDVLKYSSVKHRVFGPQRATPQQMKNHNNLLGKVAGVDGLKTGYTEGAGYCLSATALRNDRRVIVVIMGAFGPNGQKDLGRSRDRKTIELLERGFAALPANSPAFTGPAAPPPSPISHAPMSADEQETDEETGEPVIKFSIPPAKK from the coding sequence ATGATTTTCGCCCGTCGCCTCTCGTGCGCCGCGCTGGTTTGCGCGGTCATGCTCACCCCCATGCTCGCGCTCGCCGCGCCCAAGAAAGCTCCCAAGGCCGAGCCGACCTTCAAGGGCGCCATCGTCACCGATGCGGCCACCGGCAACGTGCTGCTCGAGCAGAATGCCGACGTGGTCACTCCGCCCGCGAGCATGACCAAGCTGATGACCTTTGCCGTGCTGAGCGACAAGCTGAAGAGCGGCGCGCTCACGCTCGGCACAGTGGTGCAGATCGAACCCGAGGATGCCCGCATGGGTGGCACGCAGGTGTTCCTTGATCCGCGGGAATCCTTCACGGTCGAGGAGCTGATCTACGCGATGATGATCCAATCGGCCAACGATGCCTCGTATGCACTCGCGCGCGTGAGCGCCGGCTCGGTGCCGGCCTTTGTCGAACTCATGAACGCGAAGGCCCGCGAACTAGGGATGACGCAGACCACGTTTCGCTCCCCGCACGGATTGCCGCCGAAAAGCCGCCGCGTCAGCGAAGGCGATCTCACCACGCCGCGCGACTTCTCCCGCCTCTGCCGGCACCTGCTGTTGAACACCGACGTGCTGAAGTATTCCTCGGTGAAACACCGCGTGTTTGGTCCGCAGCGCGCCACGCCGCAGCAGATGAAGAATCACAACAACCTCCTCGGTAAGGTCGCCGGCGTGGACGGATTGAAGACCGGCTACACCGAGGGCGCCGGGTACTGCCTTAGCGCGACCGCGCTGCGCAATGATCGCCGCGTGATCGTCGTGATCATGGGTGCGTTCGGTCCGAACGGCCAGAAGGACCTCGGCCGCAGCCGCGACCGCAAGACGATCGAACTGCTCGAGCGCGGGTTCGCGGCGTTGCCCGCAAACAGCCCCGCGTTCACCGGTCCGGCCGCACCCCCACCTTCACCGATCTCGCACGCGCCCATGAGCGCCGACGAACAGGAAACGGATGAGGAAACCGGCGAGCCGGTGATCAAGTTCTCGATTCCGCCGGCGAAAAAATAG
- a CDS encoding YdeI/OmpD-associated family protein, giving the protein MTPKPVFFADAAAFRAWLEKHHATAPELWIGYYKKASGKSGMVYREALDEALCFGWIDGLVKSIDGKRYMQRFTARRAGSNWSRVNLRHIERLTKAGRMHAAGVKAYESRDPRKVEVYSFEQRPRKFPAALEKRFRADRKAWAFWQTCPPSYHRLAVWWVISAKQPATRERRLAELITLSSTQRRLGQK; this is encoded by the coding sequence GTGACCCCGAAACCGGTTTTCTTCGCGGACGCCGCAGCGTTTCGTGCGTGGCTGGAAAAGCATCACGCCACCGCGCCCGAACTCTGGATCGGTTACTACAAGAAAGCATCCGGAAAATCCGGCATGGTTTACCGCGAAGCGCTGGACGAGGCGTTGTGCTTCGGCTGGATCGACGGGCTCGTGAAGTCGATCGATGGCAAGCGCTACATGCAGCGATTCACTGCACGGCGGGCCGGCAGCAACTGGAGCCGGGTGAACCTCCGCCACATCGAGCGGCTCACCAAAGCCGGTCGGATGCATGCCGCGGGCGTGAAAGCCTACGAGAGCCGCGACCCGCGAAAGGTCGAGGTCTACTCGTTCGAGCAACGACCGAGGAAATTTCCGGCCGCCCTGGAGAAGCGTTTTCGCGCCGACCGGAAGGCGTGGGCGTTCTGGCAGACGTGCCCGCCGAGCTATCATCGGCTTGCGGTCTGGTGGGTGATCAGCGCGAAACAGCCAGCGACCCGTGAGCGCCGGCTGGCCGAACTCATCACGCTCTCCTCCACGCAACGCCGCTTGGGCCAGAAATGA
- a CDS encoding peptide chain release factor 3, translated as MSPAQEIARRRTFAIISHPDAGKTTLTEKFLLYGNAIHLAGTVTARKNQRATASDWMELEKQRGISISSTVLQFDYSGFAVNLLDTPGHKDFSEDTYRVLTAVDAALMVIDAAKGVEAQTRKLFEVCRRRGIPIFTFMNKCDRPTRNALELLDELESVLGLQSSPVVWPLGNGPSFRGVFDRRTRQVHLFERVPGGAFQAPVEVASLSDPIVREKLDDYTYEQVKEQLEMLDGAGHPFNLAAVRAGQQTPVYFGSAINNFGIQLLLDGFLNDSVPPAPRRSAKPFNGTAQNGAVTPPSQRDNSAAGVAAPGPGSTSPAAVALNSQPSTLNSQIVPVTYPKFSAFVFKIQANMDPKHRDRIAFVRICSGKFERDMVVNHPRSGKSMRLSSSHKLFGQERETVDEAWPGDVIGLVGHSEFHIGDTLTEDKSIEYDEIPRFPPEVFTFISNPNPSDAKKFRAGLDQLLQEGVVQSLNLRAGMTTSTLLAAVGQLQFEVVQFRLESEYGAASRLDPSPWTIMKWMTPANPEEKLGDPAHFVVASGVAFGTDKLDQPVALFPTEWTMRYFLEKNPSVKLHDLPLEQAR; from the coding sequence ATGTCGCCTGCCCAAGAAATCGCCCGCCGCCGCACCTTCGCCATCATCTCGCACCCGGACGCAGGCAAGACCACGCTCACCGAGAAGTTTCTGCTCTACGGCAACGCCATCCATCTTGCCGGTACGGTCACCGCTCGCAAGAACCAGCGCGCCACCGCCTCCGACTGGATGGAACTTGAGAAGCAGCGCGGGATTTCCATCAGCTCGACGGTCTTGCAGTTCGACTACTCCGGGTTCGCGGTGAACCTGCTCGACACGCCCGGCCACAAGGATTTCTCGGAAGACACTTATCGCGTGCTCACCGCCGTCGATGCAGCGCTGATGGTGATCGACGCTGCCAAGGGCGTGGAGGCGCAGACGCGAAAGTTGTTCGAGGTCTGCCGGCGCCGCGGGATCCCGATCTTCACGTTCATGAACAAGTGCGACCGGCCGACGCGCAACGCGCTCGAGCTGCTCGACGAGCTGGAAAGCGTGCTGGGACTCCAGTCGTCACCGGTCGTCTGGCCGCTCGGAAACGGCCCGTCGTTTCGCGGCGTGTTCGATCGCCGCACCCGGCAGGTGCACTTGTTTGAACGCGTGCCGGGCGGCGCGTTTCAGGCGCCGGTGGAAGTTGCGTCGCTCAGCGACCCGATCGTGCGCGAAAAACTCGACGACTACACCTACGAGCAGGTGAAGGAGCAGCTCGAAATGTTGGATGGCGCCGGCCATCCCTTCAATCTGGCGGCCGTGCGCGCTGGCCAGCAAACGCCCGTCTACTTCGGCAGTGCGATCAACAACTTCGGCATTCAGCTGCTCCTCGACGGATTCCTGAACGATTCCGTGCCGCCCGCCCCGCGCCGCAGCGCGAAGCCTTTCAACGGCACCGCCCAGAATGGAGCCGTAACGCCCCCCTCCCAGCGTGACAATTCGGCAGCCGGAGTCGCCGCCCCCGGTCCCGGCTCAACGAGCCCGGCTGCCGTGGCTCTCAACTCTCAACCCTCAACTCTCAACTCGCAGATCGTTCCCGTCACGTACCCGAAATTCTCCGCGTTCGTGTTCAAGATCCAGGCGAACATGGATCCGAAGCACCGCGACCGGATCGCCTTCGTGCGCATTTGCTCGGGCAAATTCGAGCGCGACATGGTCGTCAACCATCCGCGCTCAGGGAAATCGATGCGGCTATCCTCCTCGCACAAACTCTTCGGCCAGGAACGCGAGACCGTCGACGAAGCCTGGCCCGGCGATGTGATCGGCCTGGTGGGTCACAGCGAATTTCACATCGGCGACACGCTCACTGAGGACAAGTCGATCGAGTATGATGAAATCCCGCGGTTCCCGCCGGAGGTCTTCACGTTCATCAGCAATCCGAATCCCTCCGACGCGAAAAAATTCCGCGCCGGCCTGGATCAACTGCTGCAGGAAGGCGTCGTCCAGTCGCTCAATCTGCGCGCGGGCATGACCACCTCGACCCTGCTCGCCGCCGTCGGCCAGCTGCAGTTCGAAGTCGTGCAGTTCCGGCTCGAGAGCGAATACGGCGCGGCCTCGCGGCTCGATCCGTCGCCGTGGACGATCATGAAGTGGATGACGCCGGCGAATCCGGAGGAAAAGCTTGGCGATCCCGCGCACTTCGTCGTCGCCAGCGGCGTCGCGTTCGGCACCGACAAGCTGGACCAGCCGGTCGCGCTGTTCCCCACCGAGTGGACGATGCGGTATTTCCTCGAGAAGAATCCGAGCGTGAAGCTCCACGACCTGCCGCTGGAGCAGGCCCGCTGA
- a CDS encoding class I SAM-dependent rRNA methyltransferase translates to MKTADVTAATSPAPHSLKLKPNAKPRVLAGHPWVFANEVENLLPPEHDGSVVECRDRQGRFLGTGIYNSKSQIVWRRLSRERIELDAAYLRAAIERAIARRASVGKRPDVRAETPCRRLVWSESDDLPGVVVDQFGGTLVLQVQTLAMEQRSTLISDSLDALLSPDEIIFRNDAPIRRLEGLPLEVRTRSGRPWEPRWVKVDGLDYWLDLQGGQKTGFYLDQRAQHGRVAAYCAGKRVLDAFCNQGAFALHAARAGASKVLGLDSAEDAVAAARRNATQNRLNAEFGVANVFDWFNAPGRAAEPLWDVIILDPPPFAKSKSALEGALRGYKEINLRAMQRLAPGGVLATYTCSHHMHDAELRGVLAEAATDAKRKVRVLEHCHQPADHPVLVTMPESEYLRGYILSVE, encoded by the coding sequence ATGAAGACTGCGGACGTGACCGCCGCTACCAGTCCCGCTCCCCACAGCCTCAAACTGAAACCCAACGCGAAGCCGCGCGTGCTCGCCGGGCATCCGTGGGTGTTCGCCAATGAGGTGGAAAACCTTCTTCCTCCGGAGCACGACGGCAGTGTGGTGGAATGCCGCGATCGGCAGGGGCGTTTTCTGGGCACCGGCATCTACAACTCAAAATCGCAGATTGTCTGGCGACGGCTGAGCCGGGAACGCATCGAACTCGACGCCGCTTACCTCCGAGCCGCGATCGAGCGCGCAATCGCGCGGCGGGCCAGCGTTGGCAAGCGTCCCGATGTACGGGCCGAAACGCCGTGCCGGCGATTGGTCTGGTCGGAATCCGATGACCTCCCGGGCGTCGTGGTCGATCAGTTTGGCGGTACCCTGGTGCTACAGGTGCAAACGCTCGCGATGGAACAGCGGAGCACGTTGATCAGCGATTCGCTCGATGCCCTGCTGTCGCCGGACGAGATCATTTTCCGCAACGACGCACCGATCAGGCGGCTCGAAGGTCTACCGCTGGAGGTGCGCACTCGGTCCGGACGCCCGTGGGAGCCACGATGGGTGAAGGTCGACGGGCTCGACTACTGGCTCGATCTGCAGGGCGGACAAAAGACCGGCTTTTATCTCGACCAGCGTGCGCAACACGGGCGGGTGGCGGCGTACTGCGCGGGGAAGCGCGTGCTGGATGCGTTCTGCAACCAAGGCGCTTTCGCCCTCCACGCCGCGCGGGCCGGAGCGAGCAAGGTGCTCGGGCTCGACAGCGCGGAGGACGCCGTGGCGGCGGCCCGGCGCAATGCGACGCAGAACCGGCTCAATGCGGAATTCGGTGTCGCGAACGTCTTCGACTGGTTCAACGCGCCCGGTCGCGCGGCGGAGCCGCTCTGGGACGTGATCATTCTCGACCCGCCGCCGTTCGCGAAGTCGAAGAGCGCGCTCGAGGGAGCGCTGCGGGGCTACAAGGAAATCAACCTGCGCGCAATGCAGCGGCTTGCGCCGGGCGGCGTGCTGGCCACCTACACGTGTTCGCATCACATGCATGATGCGGAGCTCCGCGGCGTGCTCGCGGAAGCGGCCACGGACGCGAAGCGAAAGGTGCGGGTGCTCGAGCACTGCCACCAGCCGGCAGATCATCCGGTGCTGGTGACCATGCCGGAAAGCGAATACCTGCGCGGGTATATTCTGAGCGTGGAGTAG